The Kribbella shirazensis genomic interval CCTGCCGAGACCTCACACAGACCTGATGTACCATTTGGTACATGCGCTTCGATCACTCCACCACGATCCAGGCCCCGCCCGAGCGGGTCTGGGAGATCTTCAGCGATGTCGAGCGGTGGCCCGACTGGACCCCGACCGTCGAATCCGTCGAGCGGCTGGACGCGGGCCGCATCCACGTCGGCTCCCGCACCCGCATCCGCCAGCCCAAGCTCCCGGTCGCGGTCTGGGAGGTGACCGAGCTCGAGGAGGGTGAGTACTTCGAGTGGATCTCGAAGGCCCCCGGGATCAAGACCACCGGCGGCCACCGCGTGGTCAGCACTCCGGAAGGCACCGTGGCGACCGCGACGATCATCCAGGAGGGCCCGCTCGGCTGGCTCTTCGGCCGGCTGTACGCCAGGCTCACCCGGGACTACATCGCCACCGAGACCGCCAAGCTGAAGGAACTCAGTGAGTCGGGCCAGTCTGCTCGCTGACGCGGTCGAGCATTTCGCGAAGAACGGGATCGGCGACGCGAGCCTGCGCACCATCGCGTCGTCGCTCGGCACCAGCCACCGGATGCTGATCTACCACTTCGGCTCGCGGGAAGGACTGCTCGCCGAAGTGGTCCGCACCGTCGAGCAGCAGCAGCGGGACCTGCTGACGAGCCTCGACGCGCCGGACCGCAGCGTCGCCGAACAGTCCGAGGAGTTCTGGCGGCGGGTGACCGAGGCCGCGCTCGTCTACGGCCCGCTGTTCTTCGAGCTCAGCGCGCACGCGATGCAGGATCTGCCGCACACCGACTCGCTCAAGGCCGACCTGATCAACGTGTGGCTGCCGCCGCTGATCGACCTGTGCGTCCGTGCCGGCATCCCCGCGGACGAGGCACCGGCATACGCGCGGCTCGGTCTGGCCGCGGCCCGCGGTCTGCTCTTCGACCTGCTGCTGACCGGTGATCGCGCGGGCGTCGACGAGGCGTCCGCGCTGCTCAATCGCCTGTTCACTCTCCCGGTTCAGTAGGCGTCTCGACCCGGCCCGCCACGATCGGCAGCCGCGAGTCCCGCAGTACGGCGACGAACGCGAACGGCCGGTCCAGCGTGACCTCGAGCCGCCGCTCCTGCCGCGTGATCATCGCGGCCCGTGTCATCGCCATCGCGGTCACGGCCGCCGCCTCGAACCCGGTCGCGAAGAACCGCGCGAGCACCTTCTGCTTCGCCTGGCTCACCCTGAGCTGCGTCGGGCTGAGCGCGCTGAAGTGCCCGCGCCCGGCCGGGTTCCCCGTCACCGCCTCCAACCCGAAGATCTCGCGAGTCGCCAGCAGATCGTGCTCGGCCTCGATGCTGAACGACGGCAGCGACAGCTTCACATCAGGCCGCGGCGCCGTGGTCTTCCCGATCGTCAGCCCCGGGCCGGGCCGGTCCTCGTCGATCAACCGGCTGCCCGGTACGCCGTCCTCCGGCCGGCTCGCCGCGTCCAGCAGTCCCGCCAGTACGTCGTCCCCGTCACCGATCCCCAGCAGTACGTCGACATCGGCATCCCCACGGACCGTGACCACGGTCAGCTCGCCGTACCGCCGTACCGCGTCGAGGTCGTCGTCCGTGCGCTCGAGCCAGTGCCACGAGCCGGCCCAGGCGCCGTCGTGCACCCGGCGGAGCTGCTCGGTGAACGGGCGGACCCAGGTCGTGCGCAGCAGGAGCGCCGACGCCACGAGGAGCAGGACGTCGCCCTGGAGGTCGACCGGCATCTCGCGGATCACGTCGTCGGTGTGCTCGGCGGCCCAGGCGTCGAGCTTCGGCTTGTCGACGACTGCGTTGCCCGTCAGCATGCCGATGAGCGGCGCGGGCATCACGCTGTCGAACGTCTCCGCGAGCTTCAGCTGCTCGCTCACCCACACCCCGAGCGCGGCGTGCAGGTCCGCGGACGCCTCGATCGACTCGATCAGCCGGATCGCGTCGGTCGAACCCGTCGCGGGGTCCACACCGGCGGCCGCGGCGAGCTCGGAGCGGCCCGGCTCGTCGGCGCCGGTCGCCAGCAGTGCGAGCAGCGGCCACACGCCGAGCCCCGAGACAACAGTGTTGCCGCCGGGCAGTGCACGGCCCCAGCGAATGGTCAGGTCGTTGACTGCGCGCACCACGTCGGCATCCATGCCTCCACCTTGCCACAGGCGACTAATTCCCGGAATGACGCTGATTTTCATTTCACAGCCGCGGCGAGTGCTCGTCCGGACGCGCTCGGTTGTGTCAGGATGCGCACCGTGAGCACGCCAACCGAGGCCCCGGAAAAGCCCGAGACGACGGAAAAAGAGCCGTCCGGGTCGTCGATCGCGTTCACCGTCACGCTGGTCCTGCTGGTCGGTCTCGCGCTGTTCGGGCGGCGGCTGTTCAACGCCTGGTTCACCGACGACGGCATCCGGACCTGGGCGACGATGTTCGTCGGCGTCACCGTGCAGGCGCTGCCGTTCCTCGTGCTCGGCGTCCTGCTGTCCGCCGCTCTCACCGCCTTCGTCCCGGCGTCGTTCTTCGCGAAGGCGCTGCCGAAGCACCCGGCGCTCGCCGTACCGGTCGCGAGCGCGTCCGGCGTCGTACTGCCGGGCTGCGAGTGTGCGTCGGTCCCGGTGTCGGCCGCGTTGATGAGCCGCGGCGTCACACCGGCCGCGGCGATCGCGTTCCTGCTGTCCGCACCGGCGATCAACCCGGTCGTGCTGGCGTCGACCGCGGTCGCGTTCCCCGGTCAGCCGAAGGTCGTGGTCGCGCGGGCGGTGACGTCGCTCGCGGTGTCGATGGTGCTCGGCTGGTTGTGGTTGCTGACCGGCAAGGGCGGGTCGTGGCTGAAGATGCCGAAGAACCGGCACGCGCACGACGAGGGCAAGTTCGAGGTCTTCCGGTCCGCGATGCTGCACGACTTCCTGCACGCCGGCGGGTTCCTGGTGGTCGGCGCTGCGGCCGCGGCCACGCTGAACGTCGTGGTCCCGCGCAGCTGGCTCGACCACGTCGCCGGGAACCTGCTGCTGTCGGTGCTGATCCTCGGGTTGCTCGCCGTACTGCTGGCGATCTGCTCCGAGGCCGACGCCTTCGTGGCGGCGAGCCTGACGCAGTTCTCGCTGACCGCCCGGCTCGCGTTCATGGTGGTCGGGCCGATCGTCGACGTGAAGCTGATCGCCCTCCAGACCGGGACGTTCGGTCCGAAATTCGCCGTACGGTTCGCACCGGCGACCTTCGTGGTCGCCATCCTTGCCAGTCTGCTCGTGGGGTGGTGGTTGCTTTGAAGCGCAGTGTCGCCGGGTTGGTGATTGTCTTCGTCGGGGCCGCGATCGTGCAGCTCGCGATCTCCGGGACGTACCTGCGGTACGTGAAGCCGGGGATGCGGTGGATGCTGCTCGCGGCCGGGGTGATCCTGGTCGGACTCGCGGTGATCGACGTCTTCGTGAAGAGCCGGCAGGAGCATGACCACGGCCTGCCGCGGGCGGCGTGGTTGCTGCTGCTGCCGATCTTCGCGCTGCTCGTGGTGGACCCGCCCGCGCTCGGAGCGGACGCGGCGCAGCGGCAGTCACCGGTTGCCGCGAAACCCGCCGAGCCGCAGAGCAACGCGTTCTGGCAGAACGGCGACAAGTCGTACGGCCCCAAGACCATCGCGGTACGGGACTACGCCGTCTGGGCGGTGTGGGAGAAGGAGACGATGAAGGGCCGGTCGTTCACGATGACCGGCTTCGTCACCCCGGCGAAGAACGGCGTCTGGTACGTGACCCGCATCGGCCTGACGTGTTGCGTCGCGGACGGTACGGCGTTCATGGTCGAGGCCCGCGGTCAGGCCGCGCCGCCCAAGAACCAGTGGGTCAGTGTGACCGGCACATGGGCCGAGCCGACCAAGCGCGTCGACGGTGACGTCGCCGCGCTCACGGTCGAGTCGGTCAAGCCGGTGACCGCCCCGGCCAATCCTTACGAGTAGTTCACCCAGCCCGCGACGACCGGGATGCCGGTCGGACGGTGTACGGCGATGAAGCCGAACGGCCGGTCCAACGACACGTACAACGCCTTCGCGCCCGGTCTCGGCGCGGAGCCTGCTTCCGCAGCGACCGCGGTGACCGCGGCCGCCTCGAACCCGGTCGCCGAGAACCGCGCCATCACCGCCTGCCTGGCCTGGGCGACCGCCAGCGGCTGCGGGCTCAACCCCGGGAAGTGCCCCCGGCTCGCGTCGGACGCCGCCTTCAGGCCGAACACGTCCGGATGCTGCAGCAGGTCGTGCTCCGCGTCGATCTCGAAGTACGGCAGGGACAGGATCACCGTCGGCGTCGGCGCCATCGACTCGATCACCTCGACGCCGGGTGCGGATCGCTCCGCCGCCAGCACCTCGGCCCCGCTCATCCCGTCGTCCTCGAGCCCGAGCGCCGCCGTCAGCACCGCGGCGCGCCCACCGTCGCCGACCACGAGCCGTACGTCGAACTCACCGACGCCACGCACCGTCGCCACGGTCAGCAGGCCCGTCGCGCTGTCATGCACGCGCAGACTGTCCAGGTCCTGATCGGCGCGGCTCAGCCAGCGGCGATCGTTGCGCGGGTACTCGTGGAACGGCTGCACCCACGTGGTCTTCAACGCCAACGCCGACACCAGCAGGAGCAGCACGTCCTGCGACAGTTGCACCGGCATGCGCGTCAGCAACCCGTCGGTCTGCTCCGCGACCCAGGCGTCCAACGCCTCCTGGTCGGTCAGAACCCCGCGCACCTCGGGCGGCAGGAACCGGTCCGCCCCGGGCTGCAGCTCGATCTCGGGCCGCGTCCACAGCCCCAACGCCATGCTCAACCCGGGAGCCTGCAGCAGACCGCCGTACCCTCCGCCGGAGGCCTCGGCCAGCTCGCTGTGGGCAGGCTCGTCCGCCACCTCGGCCAGCATCGCGAGCAACGGCTGGACCCCGAGGCCGGAGACCACCGTGCTGTCCTCACCGGGCAGCGCCGCGATCCACCGTGCGGTCAGGCGACTGACTTGCTGTGCGTCCACTCACACATCTTCCCGCATCCGCGTTCCAGAGGCATGAAGCGAACAGTCGAGCCGAAGGTCCTGTACTTCGGTACGCCCGTGGTCCTGATCAGCTCCCGCAACCCCGACGGCAGCACGAACCTCGCACCGATGTCGTCGGCCTGGTGGCTCGGGTACACCGCGATGCTCGGGATGGCGACGAGCTCGCAGACCGTGAAAAATCTCGTCGAGCGCCCCGAACTCGTGCTGAACCTCGTCGCCCCGGACATGGTCGCCGCGCTCGACCGGATCGCGCTCCTGACCGGCTCGGAGGAGATGTCCGACGCGAAGCGGGGCCGCGGCTACCGGTACGAGCCGGACAAGTTCACCGCGGGCGGACTGACGCGCGAGACGACCTCGACAGCGGGGCTCGACGGCGTCGAGGAGAGCCCGATCAACCTCGAAGGCCGGGTCGAGGCGATCCACGAGATCGGCGGGGCCGGCTCGCACTTGTGCGCGCTCGAGATGAAGGTCGAGCGGGTCCGCGTCCACGAGGACCTGCTGATGAGCAACGACCGCTACATCGACCCGCTGCGCTGGGACCCGCTGATCATGAAGTTCACCGAGTACTTCGCCGGCGGCGCACCGGCGTACCCCTCGTCGCTGGCCCGCGGCTGGCAGATGCCGCCGATGGCCGCCGTCGGGTCAGGCGGCTGACGTCACCAACTCGCCGGACTCCGCCGCGCGCGGGGTCCGGCGCCGGATGATCGTGCACGCCATACCGCCGATCACCAGGACCGCCGCGATCGCCTGCTGCAGGCCGACCTTCTCGCCGCGCAGGACCCAGGCCGCGGACATTCCGACGATCGGCACCAGTAACGAGAACGGCGCGACGGTGCTGGCGTCGTACTGACGCAGTAGGTAGCCCCAGACGCCGAAGCCGAAGAGCGTGGCGGCGAAGGCGAGGTACGCGATCGCCCCGATGCCGGTCAGGTCGATCCCGCGCAGCGCCTCGAGGTCGGCGCGTGGTCCTTCGGTGAGCAGCGAGAGGATCAGCAGCGGTACGACGGCGACGGCGCTGGCCCAGACCATGAAGCGCAGCGTGTCCGGCGGCCTGGCGTACCGCGTGATCGTGTTCGACACGCCCCAGAAGCCGGCGGCGACGATCACCAGCGCGAGCGCGCCGACCGGGGCCGAGAGCTTGCGGTCGAGGACGATCAGCACGATCCCGGCGCACGCGATCACGATGCCGACGAGTTGTGCGGGCCGCGGCCGTTCGCGCAGTACGGCGATCGCGAACAGGACCGTGAAGATCACCTGGCTCTGCAGGACGAGCGACGACAGCCCGGCCGGTACGCCGTGGTCCATCGCGATGAACAGCAGGCCGAACTTCGCCACCCCGAGCGCGAGTCCGACGCCGACGAC includes:
- a CDS encoding flavin reductase family protein encodes the protein MKRTVEPKVLYFGTPVVLISSRNPDGSTNLAPMSSAWWLGYTAMLGMATSSQTVKNLVERPELVLNLVAPDMVAALDRIALLTGSEEMSDAKRGRGYRYEPDKFTAGGLTRETTSTAGLDGVEESPINLEGRVEAIHEIGGAGSHLCALEMKVERVRVHEDLLMSNDRYIDPLRWDPLIMKFTEYFAGGAPAYPSSLARGWQMPPMAAVGSGG
- a CDS encoding serpin family protein, with protein sequence MDADVVRAVNDLTIRWGRALPGGNTVVSGLGVWPLLALLATGADEPGRSELAAAAGVDPATGSTDAIRLIESIEASADLHAALGVWVSEQLKLAETFDSVMPAPLIGMLTGNAVVDKPKLDAWAAEHTDDVIREMPVDLQGDVLLLVASALLLRTTWVRPFTEQLRRVHDGAWAGSWHWLERTDDDLDAVRRYGELTVVTVRGDADVDVLLGIGDGDDVLAGLLDAASRPEDGVPGSRLIDEDRPGPGLTIGKTTAPRPDVKLSLPSFSIEAEHDLLATREIFGLEAVTGNPAGRGHFSALSPTQLRVSQAKQKVLARFFATGFEAAAVTAMAMTRAAMITRQERRLEVTLDRPFAFVAVLRDSRLPIVAGRVETPTEPGE
- a CDS encoding TIGR03943 family putative permease subunit codes for the protein MVALKRSVAGLVIVFVGAAIVQLAISGTYLRYVKPGMRWMLLAAGVILVGLAVIDVFVKSRQEHDHGLPRAAWLLLLPIFALLVVDPPALGADAAQRQSPVAAKPAEPQSNAFWQNGDKSYGPKTIAVRDYAVWAVWEKETMKGRSFTMTGFVTPAKNGVWYVTRIGLTCCVADGTAFMVEARGQAAPPKNQWVSVTGTWAEPTKRVDGDVAALTVESVKPVTAPANPYE
- a CDS encoding EamA family transporter — protein: MKPRDLLLALAVVLVWGINFVVIEVGLEGMPPLLLSALRFFFAAVPAIFLLGRPRVAWRYVVGVGLALGVAKFGLLFIAMDHGVPAGLSSLVLQSQVIFTVLFAIAVLRERPRPAQLVGIVIACAGIVLIVLDRKLSAPVGALALVIVAAGFWGVSNTITRYARPPDTLRFMVWASAVAVVPLLILSLLTEGPRADLEALRGIDLTGIGAIAYLAFAATLFGFGVWGYLLRQYDASTVAPFSLLVPIVGMSAAWVLRGEKVGLQQAIAAVLVIGGMACTIIRRRTPRAAESGELVTSAA
- a CDS encoding serpin family protein, with protein sequence MDAQQVSRLTARWIAALPGEDSTVVSGLGVQPLLAMLAEVADEPAHSELAEASGGGYGGLLQAPGLSMALGLWTRPEIELQPGADRFLPPEVRGVLTDQEALDAWVAEQTDGLLTRMPVQLSQDVLLLLVSALALKTTWVQPFHEYPRNDRRWLSRADQDLDSLRVHDSATGLLTVATVRGVGEFDVRLVVGDGGRAAVLTAALGLEDDGMSGAEVLAAERSAPGVEVIESMAPTPTVILSLPYFEIDAEHDLLQHPDVFGLKAASDASRGHFPGLSPQPLAVAQARQAVMARFSATGFEAAAVTAVAAEAGSAPRPGAKALYVSLDRPFGFIAVHRPTGIPVVAGWVNYS
- a CDS encoding permease, with translation MRTVSTPTEAPEKPETTEKEPSGSSIAFTVTLVLLVGLALFGRRLFNAWFTDDGIRTWATMFVGVTVQALPFLVLGVLLSAALTAFVPASFFAKALPKHPALAVPVASASGVVLPGCECASVPVSAALMSRGVTPAAAIAFLLSAPAINPVVLASTAVAFPGQPKVVVARAVTSLAVSMVLGWLWLLTGKGGSWLKMPKNRHAHDEGKFEVFRSAMLHDFLHAGGFLVVGAAAAATLNVVVPRSWLDHVAGNLLLSVLILGLLAVLLAICSEADAFVAASLTQFSLTARLAFMVVGPIVDVKLIALQTGTFGPKFAVRFAPATFVVAILASLLVGWWLL
- a CDS encoding SRPBCC family protein, with the protein product MRFDHSTTIQAPPERVWEIFSDVERWPDWTPTVESVERLDAGRIHVGSRTRIRQPKLPVAVWEVTELEEGEYFEWISKAPGIKTTGGHRVVSTPEGTVATATIIQEGPLGWLFGRLYARLTRDYIATETAKLKELSESGQSAR
- a CDS encoding TetR family transcriptional regulator; this translates as MSRASLLADAVEHFAKNGIGDASLRTIASSLGTSHRMLIYHFGSREGLLAEVVRTVEQQQRDLLTSLDAPDRSVAEQSEEFWRRVTEAALVYGPLFFELSAHAMQDLPHTDSLKADLINVWLPPLIDLCVRAGIPADEAPAYARLGLAAARGLLFDLLLTGDRAGVDEASALLNRLFTLPVQ